Part of the Bacillus cereus group sp. RP43 genome is shown below.
AGTCTGAATTACTCTTTAAATCCGCAGCATTTTTTTTGAATAGTGGATTATTCATATTCATTTGTTCAGCAAATGTTACATCTTGTGCTTTAAACCCCGGTGTATTCGCATTTGCAATATTACTAGAAACAGTATTTCGCTTCGTTACTAAATAATTCATATAATGACTTACATCACTAACTAAATCTGGCATATTCCACACCCTTCCTTTTCCATCATGCTCGTTTAACGCATGATCATCCACTGATGGAAGTTTCACTTTATTATTCATTTTCCTATATGTATTTATTTATTAAAATATTATCTATTTTGTACCCTTACATATTTTATTCCATTTTTCCATTGTTGTCTTTAGAAAAATACAAAAATATAAAAAAGAATATAAAAAACTGTATACGCGTAGTAATCCATGTAACATTTTGATATATAAACAATAAAAAAAGAGCTTCCATACACTTCTCTCCATAAAATAAAGACCTCTTATTTTTCATTGTTTGGATTATTACCATTCTTTTTATTACAGTCATAAAGTGAAACCTCAATCAGCGGAACGCCTTATTCAAACAATGGAATGGATCCCCTTTTAAAAGGGGTATCCATTTCCATACTTTCCTATTAAAATTTACCGTAAAACGAATTCGCTTTCATTCGTCCATCATTTGTCATAATCATTTCTTCCAAGATCTTTTGCTTATCTCGAATATGCTGTGCTGCCTTAATTATTAATGGACTCACTTCCGCTGCAACATCTGCGCGCGTCTCTTCATCCAATGTCATCATCCAGCGATTTAACATTGCACTCTTCTCAGTAAATTCCCCATCTGATACTTGCAATTCTCCGATTTCATTAAAACAGCCGACAAACGCTCGATAAATATCATTGTTCATTTTCAAGTGCTCCGCGGTAACCGTCTATTAAATCTTGTAACACTTGCACAATCGCATCCATATCGTTCGCTTCACGAGTTACTTTCATCGTTTGAATTTGAATGCTAATCCAATCATATAAACCAAATAGACTATCATATAAATCTTTCGTAATCTCAGGATTTAATTGAAGCTTTAATTCTTCAAAAATACGTTCTAGCTTTTCAAGAAGCGCATCTCCTTCTTGGAGTTTAAAAGTATTTAAAAGTTCTTCTAAATTACGAAACTCTACAATACATCTTTCATAAATAAAAATTGTATTTTTAATCGGATTACTCGTCATAATATCATTTTGCATATAACGTTGCCATGCTTGCATACAATCACTTCCTTAACTTTCATTAATCATCACTTTTTTGTTTTGTCATTGCTTTAATAGTTTTCAATTGGCTATCAAGCTCCGCTAGTGTACTTTCTAGTTTTTGATACTTCTTCACAATTTCATCTTGTTTTTGCAGATTTTGTGTTTCAATATCTTTAATTTTTTTATCTAAATCACTTACACGTGAATCGATGTTTTTTACACGCTCTCCGACTACACCTTTATCACCAAATAGTTTATCAAGTGGTTCTTCCATCATCTTCCCTAAACCGTTAGAACCAAAGAAAAATTGCTTCGCTGCATCCGGCTTGTCTTTTAACGCTTGTGTTAATTTTTCATCATTAACTTCCATCGTCCCGTCTTGCTTTAATTGAATTCCAAATGAAAACAAATAATTACCATCTTGAGAAAATGTTACGACATTATTCATCGCTTGACGTACACTTTGCATAATAGCTTGACCTTGGAAAGCTCCACCTTTTCCCGCAAAAATATCTATTGTAGAAACAGCTTTATTATAATCCGCTACCATCTTTTTAATAACATTCGATGCATCTGTTACGTTTGAGTCACTCACTGTAAACTTCAGATCTATACCTTTTGCTTTTGGATCTGTTGTTGTACCTGCATCTGTTTTTTCATCTACTTTTGACTCCGTAACTTTTAGTAATTCAATTTTCACACCAGGAAGAGCTTCAATTGTATTGGTAGAACTTTTACCTGGGATACCGTTTATACTATATATGGCATTTTGCGCTTCATTAATTGTATTGACTGCTGTACCATCCGCCTTAGCTAAACCAATATCTTGAAACAGTGTAGAAGTGTTCCCCGAAAAATCAATTTTCCCATCTGTTCCTTCTTTTTTCGAGGACATAAAAATTTTATCTCCAAGTGTATAAGCCGATACGCCATAATCTCCATCATTAATTTTATTTATTAAATCTTTATATGTCATATCAGTTGTTACTTTTAGATCTTTACCGCCTAGTTTTAATGTTTCATCTTTAGGAAGTTTTGCATTTATATCAGTAATAGGATTAGAAGCTATTTGATGACGCTGTGCAAGCTGTGTAATCGTCATATTAAAAGTTCCTGCAATCGCGCCACCATCAGCTTTTACATTAATATAACCGTCTTGTGTTGTTGTAACTTTTTTCTCATTCCCTTTAAAAGCCGCTAAGTTTTTAAAAGTTTGTGTGAAAGAACTAAATTCTGATTTTAAGCTTGTATATAATAGTTTATCTTGTGAAAGTTGGTTCTTTTCATTAGTATATGGTGTTTTCCTCATATCTAACGCTTGCATTTCTAATTCTACAAAGTTAGAAGTATCGATCATATTATTTCCGAGGTTCCAAATCTGTTGTCTACCACCAATACCTGTTAACGTCCCTGCCATATTTCTCACTCCTTATTGTTTACATATAATCTAAAATACTCGTTTTACTCATCGTGCTAACTGCTTTAAGCGTCGCTTCATACGTCGCGTTAATATACGCTAAGTCAGAAATTGCTACCGCTAAATCAACATCTTCAATTTCTTTACGATTTTCTTGGAGCGCTAAATTTTGCTCGCTTAAAATTGTTTTAAACGTCTCCATCGTGTTCATAGTTGAACCAACTTCAGTTGTACGGTTAATGACGCTATCTAAGTTTTTCTTATTTTCTCCTAATAACGGTTGTAACTCTTTTTGGTCACCGTTTTTCATCGCTTCACTCATCTGTTTTAATGTTTTTATAACTGGGGATAATAATGCTTCTCCGTTACGAAATGCTTTTAATTCATAACCGTCATTTAGTTGCCAGTTCACATCATTTTTTCCGCCTTGATACGTACCATCTTCTGTAAATGGGGCTTGTTCAGCGCTATCACCACCGAAAATATAACGGCCTTGTTCTTTCGTATTCGCTAAATATACAACTTGTTTTAAAATTTGATCAATCTCTGCACCGATTGCCTTCAATTCTTTTTCGCTATTCGTCCCATTTAACGCTTGCACTGTTAATTGATCTGCTCTTGTTAAAGATTTAAAAACACCTTGTAAAGTATTTTCAGTTTGTGTTAGTACATTTTTCGAATCCGCTAAATCTTTTTGCATTTGTTCAATATTTGCTAACGAATGTTGAATCGCAAATGATTTACTTGCCGCAAGTGGGTCTTCGCTCATAAGAAGATTTTTCTTCCCAGAAGTTACTTGATTTCGATGATATTGCTGTTGCACATTCAAATCCATCATCTGATTCTTTGCCCAATTTGCATTTTGAAACGTAGATACTCTCATCTCTATCTTCTCCTTTATCTATATTTGACTTGGCGCGAGGAAGCAACCACAATTGTACGGCTATTTTCTTCCCTACCATCCAATCATTTCATATCTCTGGTCTTACACGGCTTGGTCCACTAAAAGGCTCTATCCGCTTCCACACTATGCCAGATCCTCTCTTCCAGCATAAAAAAAGCTTTTTCTTTTTTATTACGTTTTATCTAATAATCGAAAACAAACTATCAAACACTTCATTCATCGTCGTAATAGCTTTAGAGTTTGCGACAAAATATTTTTGGAAAGCCATTAAATTAACCATTTCCTCTTCCATATTAACGCCTTCTATACTCATCTTTTCTTCCTGAATACCTTCTAATAAATCTTTATGAATGTTTTGATAAGCATTCACTGCACTTTTATCAGAAGCTACACCAACTATAAATTGGTCTAATGCTTGTTTATAAGAAAGACCTTCTTTATAATCTCCATCTGTAATTCCTGCTAGTTTATTTGCTGTTTCAGCAGAGATTTTCATTTTCGAAACATCTTTTGCGAATTCAGGGTTTAACTGAATATCTTTCGCATGATCTCCAACGAAGAAATCTTTTCCCATCACTGTATTCACTTGACCTTTTACAGAACTCATTAGTTCTTCAAGGTTTTTCTTATAACTAGCAATCTTCGCTTTCGTATCTATCGCTGATTGAATTGCTCCACCATTTAAAGGAATATCCGATCCATAAATCGCAACAGACATTGGTTCTTTTTCTTTATTTAATTGAAGTGGATATGTATCTTGTCCATTTACTGTTAAAACACCATTCATTCTAACACTCGCGATATTAGGATTCATAGATTCATAAGATACTTCAATATTGGCATACTTAGACATCTCTGTAACGATGCGATCACGTTCGTCTAATAGTTGATTAGGTACTTGTGTCCCTGCTTGTCCAATTTTTTTATTCGCCTCTGCTAAACTAGCACCAAGACGATTAAATTCATTCACATGTGCTTCAATATCTTCTGTCGTCTGTGCTTCTGCTGTATCTAAGTTTTTCGCAAGACGATTTATCTGACTTGTGAACTTCCCAGTTTCAGAAACTAATGTATCGTAGTAGTTTGGTTGTTCTGGATTTTTTGCAACTTCACGAAAAGCATTGAAGAATCCATCCATTAAACTAGATAATGAATTCTTTCCTGTAGTTCCTACCATAGACTCTACTCGTGATAAAGTAGAATTCATATATGCGTAGTAAGAGAACTGTGACAACTGATCATTAAATTGCTTCGTTTTCACTTCATCTGTAATACGGTCAACTCCTAATGTTTGTACACCATAACCGATTCTCTGTTCAGGCGTATGACCGTTACTTGCTCCAACAGATCCGTAATTTACCATTTGACGAACATAACCCGGCGTATGAATGTTAGATAAGTTTTGTTTTGTCGTTTGTAATCCCATTTGGGCCGCTAGCATACCAGATAACGGCGTATTATAATCAGATAATCTCATAATGCTTCACTTCTCCTTTACAATAGTTCATTCATAAAGATTTGCGAATTATTGTTTTTCTCCAAATTGTATTCAGAAACGGAATCCACAATACTTTCTGTAGTTTTTAATAGTACGTTTAAGTAATATTGATTTTTCAAAAGAATCATTTTTACATTTCCTTCTAATCCACTTAAGTTTTTTTGTAATTCTTCCATTTTTTCAATTTCTTCCTGAGAAAAATACAAAAATAGTGAACGCATACGCAAAGGTTCGATTTTCTTTTCCTTACAAAGCTGAACAACCATTTCCTCAAAAGAGCGAGATAATCCTTTTACACCTTCTATGTATTGCAATTGCTCTACTTGTAGCTTTTGAACTGCATTTACATTTTTATGTTTTAAATTCTCATATATTTGTTCGCCAAGCGTTTGAATATTTTCATATGCCTTTTGAATAATAACGAGCTTTTCATATAATTGTATGTACATATAGCTTCCTTCCTTTTACAAGACTAAATTTACAATCAAACCATGAATTTCTCCAATTTGATTTAACATTTCTAAATGCCCTGTTTTCGTATTAATTAAATTCATAACATCTTCTAACTCAGTTAATCCCATTTCAGCTTGTTTTACAATCGTCATTTTCTGCGAATATCCGTAACGCGGATGACGAGACATAACATCTTTATACTGCAATACATTATCAACGTAAAAATTCAAAAATGATTTCACAGTATTTTTATATTCCATAACATTATCGAGCGTTAACTCTAATTCGATTTTCTCTTTAATTTCTCCAATGTTATCAACAAGTGCTTCCATTTGTTCTAACAATTTATCTTTTTTCGGATCTGCATGCAAATTATCCGAAAAAGCAAGTCCTGTCCTGACATTTGCTTCTTTCGGCATTTGAGTAGCAGGCGGTATATGCGATAAAATTGGATTGTGCGAGATAGAACGCAGCATATATATCACCTATTTATTTTTTTATTTCCTTCCAAACTTAATCGTAAAATCCAGTTATTTATAATTATACTCTGTACAATGATATTTTGCAGTTATTTTTTATAGAAGATATGTTACAATTTAGCATGAGGTGGCACAAATCTATGAATATTTTTCTTTGTGGTTCAAATCAATTAACAGCATTAGATCAGGAAGAAATAAAAAAATTTTTAATTGACTATGCTCACAAACATAAAATTTACATATTATGTTATAAATCTATTGAAAATGAAGTTCTTCGTTTTTTCATTGAAAATGAAAGGCTCGCTCAAAATTTATGCCTTTACACACTGCAACCGTTACATGTATTAACAGACGAATTTCAAGAAGTCGTTGATTATTTAAAAAAACACGGAGCAGAGTATATTGCTTTTGATCATCCTTCCGACTCCATTTATCGATCAGATTATATGTTTTTTGTAAAGCAAATTATCGAAGATACCGATTTAGTTCTCTGTTTTTATAACGGAGATAAACATACGTCTGTCATTCCCGTTGACATTGCAAAAGAAGCAGGAATTGATGCTGTTATTTATGATTTACCAGGCTTACATGAAAAGCAGATGAAAAAAAGCTTTGAACAAAAAATTCGTATGATGTAAAGGGGGAGGCACAATATCGTTATTGTGCCTATTGTAAATATGATAACTGAACAAGATTATAATCAATTTGTCGTAAGTTTTAAACAGCACTTTAATATGGATATCGCTTCCTATAAGCAAGATAGAATGCGCCGAAGAATCGACGCTTTCATTTCGAGAAAAGGTTTTGAAAATTACACAAATTTTTTAAATAATTTACGCACCGATCAAACGTTATTTTTAAGTTTTATTGACTATATTACAATTAACGTATCAGAGTTTTTCAGAAATAAAGAGCGCTGGCAAACGTTAGAGACGAAAGCTCTACCAAAGCTACTTGAACAAAATAACGGTAAATTAAAAATTTGGAGTGCTGCTTGCGCTGCCGGTGAAGAACCATATACACTTTCTTTAATATTATCGAAGCATCTAGTTCCGTTTCGTTATGACATTCAAGCAACGGATCTTGATTTTCATGTTTTAGAAACTGCAAAACGTGGTCAATATACAGAACGCTCTTTGAAAGAATTACCTAATGATTTAAAACAACGTCATTTCACAAAAGAAGATGATACATATATATTGCATCAAAATATTAAACAGCAAGTTACATTTAAACAACATGATTTATTAATGCAGACATTTGATACGAACTACGATTTAATCATTTGTCGAAATGTAATGATTTACTTTACAGAAGAAGCAAGAATAAAGCTCTATGAAAAGTTTAGTCGTTCTTTACGAAAAGGCGGCGTACTATTCGTTGGTAGCACAGAACAAATTTTAACACCCGAACGCTACAACCTTCAGCGTTTTGATACATTCTTCTACGAAAAAATATAGAAAAAGGTCGTCATAATTGAAATGACGACCTTTTTTCATTATATAATACGAATCAATATGATACCTATAACCCATATAAAGAGAAATAGAGCTGTAACAGACCATTTATGCTCTTGAATCGTATGTTTCAACGCATGCGATAATTGCGTCATATTCATTTCTGCAAGTGCTCTCCACACACTCACATCACGTTCTTTAGAAATACGATCCGTACCGCTAATTAAAATTGTTTCGTTAGACAATTTTGTCATGTAAGCTGTAATAACTGTTATCATTAAATTCGTATTTCCTTCTGATGTATCTTGTTCCACTCTAGAAATGAGCGCACTTACATCAAGTAACGGAATATGCACTTTTCTCCCAAACGAAAGCTGCACTTCAGCGAAATCATACGTTCCGTCTAATAACGGAACTCCCTTTATATGCGCTTGTTTAATAAGCCCCTGCAAACTTCTAACAATTTGTTCATATATTTTTCCCGATTGCTTTTCTTCCTCAGACAACATATGTAGCTTTGAAAACAACTGCAACACGGTATCCATTTCCTTAGAAAGCATTTCTTTTACAATCTTTCCATCACCTAAACTCGCAAGTAGAATCCCTATTTCATTATTTTTCGAGATGATTTGGGACTGCCCGGTAAACACAAGGTTACTCCGTTTTCGTTCTTTTTGAATTTCATGTTCTGAAATAGCTGCAGGCTGTTTTAATGGGTGTAGCGTCTTATTTTCAATTGTAGTACGTTTAATTTCCATTTAAGCGCCTCCACTACTATCAAATTATTAGCCCCACTCTTTATTACTCTTTAAAACTAAAAACAGTACAAATAATCCTGACATAATAGCAAACACATTAGAGGCTTGTACTCCCTGTTCACTTTCTTCTTCTTTTTTCTCTTGTTCTTCTTTTTTCTCTTTCTTTTTAGAAAC
Proteins encoded:
- the flgB gene encoding flagellar basal body rod protein FlgB, which translates into the protein MNNKVKLPSVDDHALNEHDGKGRVWNMPDLVSDVSHYMNYLVTKRNTVSSNIANANTPGFKAQDVTFAEQMNMNNPLFKKNAADLKSNSDLYQTNVMHLPTANTKNTYAKIQTKSMQTNKDGNSVDVTTEMLDLMKTNQLYGVSINAINTQYAINQAARGR
- a CDS encoding flagellar biosynthesis protein FlgG, which encodes MNNDIYRAFVGCFNEIGELQVSDGEFTEKSAMLNRWMMTLDEETRADVAAEVSPLIIKAAQHIRDKQKILEEMIMTNDGRMKANSFYGKF
- a CDS encoding flagellar protein FliS translates to MQAWQRYMQNDIMTSNPIKNTIFIYERCIVEFRNLEELLNTFKLQEGDALLEKLERIFEELKLQLNPEITKDLYDSLFGLYDWISIQIQTMKVTREANDMDAIVQVLQDLIDGYRGALENEQ
- a CDS encoding flagellar hook-associated protein 2 — its product is MAGTLTGIGGRQQIWNLGNNMIDTSNFVELEMQALDMRKTPYTNEKNQLSQDKLLYTSLKSEFSSFTQTFKNLAAFKGNEKKVTTTQDGYINVKADGGAIAGTFNMTITQLAQRHQIASNPITDINAKLPKDETLKLGGKDLKVTTDMTYKDLINKINDGDYGVSAYTLGDKIFMSSKKEGTDGKIDFSGNTSTLFQDIGLAKADGTAVNTINEAQNAIYSINGIPGKSSTNTIEALPGVKIELLKVTESKVDEKTDAGTTTDPKAKGIDLKFTVSDSNVTDASNVIKKMVADYNKAVSTIDIFAGKGGAFQGQAIMQSVRQAMNNVVTFSQDGNYLFSFGIQLKQDGTMEVNDEKLTQALKDKPDAAKQFFFGSNGLGKMMEEPLDKLFGDKGVVGERVKNIDSRVSDLDKKIKDIETQNLQKQDEIVKKYQKLESTLAELDSQLKTIKAMTKQKSDD
- a CDS encoding flagellar hook-associated protein 3, with translation MRVSTFQNANWAKNQMMDLNVQQQYHRNQVTSGKKNLLMSEDPLAASKSFAIQHSLANIEQMQKDLADSKNVLTQTENTLQGVFKSLTRADQLTVQALNGTNSEKELKAIGAEIDQILKQVVYLANTKEQGRYIFGGDSAEQAPFTEDGTYQGGKNDVNWQLNDGYELKAFRNGEALLSPVIKTLKQMSEAMKNGDQKELQPLLGENKKNLDSVINRTTEVGSTMNTMETFKTILSEQNLALQENRKEIEDVDLAVAISDLAYINATYEATLKAVSTMSKTSILDYM
- the flgK gene encoding flagellar hook-associated protein FlgK, giving the protein MRLSDYNTPLSGMLAAQMGLQTTKQNLSNIHTPGYVRQMVNYGSVGASNGHTPEQRIGYGVQTLGVDRITDEVKTKQFNDQLSQFSYYAYMNSTLSRVESMVGTTGKNSLSSLMDGFFNAFREVAKNPEQPNYYDTLVSETGKFTSQINRLAKNLDTAEAQTTEDIEAHVNEFNRLGASLAEANKKIGQAGTQVPNQLLDERDRIVTEMSKYANIEVSYESMNPNIASVRMNGVLTVNGQDTYPLQLNKEKEPMSVAIYGSDIPLNGGAIQSAIDTKAKIASYKKNLEELMSSVKGQVNTVMGKDFFVGDHAKDIQLNPEFAKDVSKMKISAETANKLAGITDGDYKEGLSYKQALDQFIVGVASDKSAVNAYQNIHKDLLEGIQEEKMSIEGVNMEEEMVNLMAFQKYFVANSKAITTMNEVFDSLFSIIR
- a CDS encoding YaaR family protein, which encodes MLRSISHNPILSHIPPATQMPKEANVRTGLAFSDNLHADPKKDKLLEQMEALVDNIGEIKEKIELELTLDNVMEYKNTVKSFLNFYVDNVLQYKDVMSRHPRYGYSQKMTIVKQAEMGLTELEDVMNLINTKTGHLEMLNQIGEIHGLIVNLVL
- a CDS encoding flagellar motor switch protein FliG codes for the protein MNIFLCGSNQLTALDQEEIKKFLIDYAHKHKIYILCYKSIENEVLRFFIENERLAQNLCLYTLQPLHVLTDEFQEVVDYLKKHGAEYIAFDHPSDSIYRSDYMFFVKQIIEDTDLVLCFYNGDKHTSVIPVDIAKEAGIDAVIYDLPGLHEKQMKKSFEQKIRMM
- a CDS encoding protein-glutamate O-methyltransferase CheR, which codes for MITEQDYNQFVVSFKQHFNMDIASYKQDRMRRRIDAFISRKGFENYTNFLNNLRTDQTLFLSFIDYITINVSEFFRNKERWQTLETKALPKLLEQNNGKLKIWSAACAAGEEPYTLSLILSKHLVPFRYDIQATDLDFHVLETAKRGQYTERSLKELPNDLKQRHFTKEDDTYILHQNIKQQVTFKQHDLLMQTFDTNYDLIICRNVMIYFTEEARIKLYEKFSRSLRKGGVLFVGSTEQILTPERYNLQRFDTFFYEKI